The Vicia villosa cultivar HV-30 ecotype Madison, WI linkage group LG1, Vvil1.0, whole genome shotgun sequence genome includes a region encoding these proteins:
- the LOC131657129 gene encoding uncharacterized protein LOC131657129, whose product MDGRNDVAIVAVLKAMAQAMQNQPNAGANDESYSLATFQRESPPTFKGKYDPDGALAWLKEIERIFRLMDCSVAQKVQYGTYMLAGEVDDWWEILRRHYPEDVYGKKEIEFLELKHGNFSVTEYAAWSVELEKFYPHYNENSCRIYEEDSNAHYKIVNEKRGKHQQNRGKPYDTPAGHKSNACIGDVKRCFPCGKVKHEIPDCKHKEVICFNCGEEGHISSQCQNLKKAQSGGKLGLMLPSMNREMVVDIPAKGSVTTSLLCLKCPLSIFDRDFVFGLVCLSLSGLVVILGMNWLEYNYVHINCYNKYVVFSTPDEEEETGLLSARQLRELVQNEVQVFLLMASLSVVNQAIVDELQVVREFPEVYPEEVPNVPPEREVKFDIDIVHGTIPVSMAPYRMSASEFSWGAPVLLVKKKDGSMRLCVDYRQLNKVTIMNKYPLPRIDDLTDFRTRYGHHEYPVMPFCVTNVVVVKFVRLKPLIDLPQIF is encoded by the exons ATGGATGGAAGAAATGATGTTGCGATTGTTGCTGTCTTAAAAGCGATGGCTCAAGCTATGCAGAATCAGCCTAACGCTGGTGCGAATGATGAATCCTACAGCTTGGCAACTTTTCAGAGGGAGAGTCCTCCTACGTTCAAGGGCAAGTATGATCCCGATGGGGCACTAGCATGGCTCAAGGAGATAGAAAGGATTTTTCGATTGATGGACTGCTCTGTAGCGCAGAAGGTACAATATGGCACCTATATGCTGGCGGGAGAAGTTGATGACTGGTG GGAAATTCTGAGGAGGCACTATCCTGAGGATGTTTATGggaagaaggaaattgaattcctcgAACTAAAGCATGGAAATTTCTCGGTTACGGAATATGCTGCTTGGTCCGTGGAACTGGAAAAGTTCTACCCTCATTATAACGAG AATAGTTGCAGAATTTATGAGGAGGACAGTAATGCTCACTATAAGATCGTAAATGAGAAGAGGGGTAAGCATCAACAAAACCGTGGGAAGCCTTATGACACTCCAGCTG GTCATAAAAGTAATGCATGTATTGGAGATGTAAAGAGGTGTTTCCCTTGTGGTAAAGTCAAGCATGAAATACCTGATTGTAAGCACAAAGAGGTAATttgcttcaactgtggtgaagaaggacatattAGTAGTCAGTGCCAGAATTTAAAGAAGGCACAATCTGGTGGGAAG TTGGGTCTTATGTTGCCTTCCATGAATAGAGAGATGGTCGTCGATATTCCAGCTAAGGGGTCAGTGACTACTTCTCTATTGTGTCTGAAGTGTCCTTTGTCTATATTTGACAGAGACTTtgtttttggtttggtttgtttatcgTTGAGTGGATTGGTTGTGATCTTgggtatgaactggttggaatatAACTATGTTCATATTAATTGTTATAACAAATATGTGGTGTTTTCTACTCCTGACGAGGAGGAGGAAACTGGTTTATTATCTGCTAGACAATTGCGGGAATTGGTGCAAAATGAAGTGCAAGTATTTTTGTTGATGGCTTCGTTATCTGTTGTGAATCAGGCTATAGTTGATGAATTACAGGTGGTACGTGAATTTCCTGAAGTTTATCCCGAAGAGGTTCCCAATgtaccaccagaaagagaagttaAATTTGATATTGATATTGTCCATGGTACCATACCTGTTTCCATGGCACCAtacaggatgtctgcatctgagTTTTCTTGGGGAGCTCCGGTGTTGCTAGTGaaaaagaaagatggaagtatgagactatgtgttgattataggcagTTAAATAAAGTAACAATAATGAATAAGTACCCACTTCCAAGAATAGATGACTTGACGGATTTCAGAACCCGATACGGGCATCATGAGTATCCGGTGATGCCTTTTTGTGTTACTAACGTTGTAgtggtgaaatttgtgagactaaagccattgattgacttaCCTCAGATATTTTAA